The Chryseobacterium sp. G0186 genome includes the window AAAATATTGCCCAGTGTAAGCTTTGCTTTAACGAAATTCAACCTGGCAGGGAAGCAGGGAACTTTAAACAATTGGACAGATTTCGGAACATGGTACTACAATAATCTAGTAGAACCTGCTTCAGTATCTACTCCTGCTATTAAAGCAGAAGTTGCAGCCTTGCAGCTTCAGGGTTCTGTAGAAGATAAGGTGAAAAAAATCTATCAGCACATGCAGGCCAAAACAAGGTACATCTATGTTGGATTGGGGATTGGAGGCTGGCTTCCGATGATGCCGGAAGAAGTACACCAAAAAGGATATGGTGATTGTAAAGGGCTTACCAACTATATGAAAACCCTGTTGAATGAAGCAGGAATACCATCTTACTACTGTGTGATCAATTCAGGATCCTCGCAGGTATCCTTTGATCCGGAATTTCCAAAAATGGGAGGAAACCATGCTATTTTAATGGTTCCAACCGAGAAGGGAAATATCTGGCTTGAAAACACTTCACAGCTGACTGCATTTAATCATTTAGGATCTTCAACTACAGACAGGAATGTACTTTCCGTAAAGAAAGACGGGATAGAACTGATTAACACTCCTATTTATAAGGCTGAACAAAATAAGGAAAAGCAAAAACTCAATATAAAAATTGGTGAAGATAATGGAATTACAGGGGTAGGAAATTTCTATTATACCGGTAATCAGTATGATGATAATTTAAGATTTGTAAGCCTTGATCCAAAGGAGAAAAATGAATCTGTAAAAAGAAGATTTAACACCCTAAACTTTGAGAAGGTTGAAATGAAAAACTTTGTTAATGATAAAGATAAGGCTGTTATTACTTACGACTTAGATTTTAAAACCAATAATTATTGTAAAAACGCGGGTAGTAGTCTCATATTCAGGGCTGTTCCCATTTACTCTGACAATATTTATAAAACAGAAGAAAACCGCGAACTTCCTTTTGAAATCAGGCAGTCTTTTGAAGATGAATATGAAATTGGTTTTACCATTCCTAAAGGGTACAAGATTGATGAAACCCCGAATGACATCACCATTAATTCAGAATT containing:
- a CDS encoding DUF3857 domain-containing protein, coding for MMKILFLGALSTASVYFAQTYPAASIPESLKKNANVVIRKDFTTVQINKVDQIKYQYNTVTTVLNKDGDDKAVAYIPYDKSRSISDVKVTVYDEFGKKIKSYSKSDFGDYANNTQGVFYSDNRILVFSYTPVQYPYTIDFSYQSENKNTVFIPDFVPFYSTNTALEEGQMKIINTSGIDLRTKVYPSKYSYASVLESGSGNDKTYSYKNVPAIDDALLIPQPVKILPSVSFALTKFNLAGKQGTLNNWTDFGTWYYNNLVEPASVSTPAIKAEVAALQLQGSVEDKVKKIYQHMQAKTRYIYVGLGIGGWLPMMPEEVHQKGYGDCKGLTNYMKTLLNEAGIPSYYCVINSGSSQVSFDPEFPKMGGNHAILMVPTEKGNIWLENTSQLTAFNHLGSSTTDRNVLSVKKDGIELINTPIYKAEQNKEKQKLNIKIGEDNGITGVGNFYYTGNQYDDNLRFVSLDPKEKNESVKRRFNTLNFEKVEMKNFVNDKDKAVITYDLDFKTNNYCKNAGSSLIFRAVPIYSDNIYKTEENRELPFEIRQSFEDEYEIGFTIPKGYKIDETPNDITINSEFGFYKLSFVKNGEELKVLRKIQVNKGTYPKEKYNEYVGFRKKTINMDNSKILITKI